In a genomic window of Athene noctua chromosome 24, bAthNoc1.hap1.1, whole genome shotgun sequence:
- the GJA9 gene encoding gap junction alpha-9 protein, with protein sequence MGDWNFLGGILEEVHIHSTIIGKIWLTILFVFRMLVLGVATEDVWNDEQSEFICNTEQPGCRNVCYDEAFPISLIRYWVLQVIFVSSPSLVYMGHALYRLRALEKERQKKKAQVRVELESTELEMTENRKRLERELRQLDQRKLNKAPLRGSLLCTYVIHIFTRSAVEVGFMIGQYLLYGFHLDPLYKCQRDPCPNTVDCFVSRPTEKTVFILFMQSIATVSLLLNILEIIHLGFRKIKMGLCGQNKDKNDPDNFYVNKSKKYSVIPHTSLGISTTSQKTLPSALSSYTFLMEKQTDTDLYPVLNSRMFQSVQNNTESSSNYTHRNQENKWSKKRPATNALDNQTQNASTNNNEGLLGELGTEAHDEEKETEKKYFRVVTQNADNALSTCLRSFAETPSQTSLQPDRTVPIISFRRQHGISSSWNCSAMVESAGASTNSLPTNSNRRQSSFSANKAQPPYNADVNNSNQPDTPDSTGEVSSESKQSRNCDSPKPFSLFRQLSLSSNASNRRAPTDLQI encoded by the coding sequence ATGGGAGACTGGAATTTCCTTGGAGGCATTTTAGAGGAGGTCCACATTCATTCCACTATTATTGGAAAGATTTGGCTAACGATCCTCTTCGTATTTCGAATGCTTGTTCTCGGAGTGGCAACTGAGGATGTTTGGAATGATGAACAATCAGAATTTATATGCAATACCGAACAACCTGGTTGCAGAAACGTGTGCTATGATGAGGCCTTTCCCATCTCTCTCATAAGATACTGGGTCTTGCAAGTTATATTTGTGTCTTCCCCTTCCTTGGTGTATATGGGTCATGCCTTATACAGACTAAGAGCCTTGGAAAAagagaggcaaaaaaagaaagctcaggTGAGAGTGGAACTTGAAAGCACCGAATTAGAAATGACTGAAAATCGGAAAAGGCTGGAGAGAGAACTTCGGCAATTGGACCAAAGAAAGCTAAACAAAGCACCCCTGAGAGGCTCTTTGCTCTGCACTTACGTGATACATATTTTCACAAGATCTGCAGTGGAAGTCGGGTTTATGATTGGGCAGTATCTTCTCTATGGCTTTCATCTAGATCCCCTTTATAAGTGTCAGAGAGATCCATGTCCAAACACAGTTGACTGCTTTGTATCTAGACCAACAGAAAAGACAGTGTTTATATTATTCATGCAGTCAATAGCGACTGTATCATTGCTTTTAAATATCCTAGAAATTATCCACCTAGGATTCCGAAAAATTAAAATGGGACTCTGTGGGCAGAATAAAGACAAGAATGACCCTGACAATTTCTACGTGAACAAATCTAAGAAATACTCTGTGATACCACACACTTCTTTGGGAATATCCACCACCTCTCAAAAAACTCTTCCTTCTGCACTTAGTAGTTATACCTTTTTAATGGAGAAGCAAACTGACACTGACCTCTACCCAGTTCTAAATTCTCGCATGTTTCAGTCTGTGCAGAATaacacagaaagcagcagcaattaCACCCATCGCAATCAGGAAAACAAATGGTCAAAGAAGAGGCCAGCTACAAATGCTTTAGACAATCAGACTCAAAATGCTAGCACAAATAATAATGAAGGCTTGCTTGGTGAGCTTGGGACTGAAGCGCATgatgaggaaaaagaaactgaaaagaaatatttccgTGTTGTTACTCAGAATGCAGACAACGCTTTGAGCACATGCTTGAGAAGCTTTGCTGAAACACCATCTCAAACTTCACTGCAACCTGATAGAACTGTTCCTATTATCAGTTTCAGAAGACAACATGGAATCAGTTCATCTTGGAACTGCTCAGCAATGGTTGAGAGTGCAGGAGCCTCAACAAATTCTCTTCCAACAAACAGCAACAGAAGACAAAGCAGTTTCAGTGCAAACAAAGCCCAACCTCCTTACAATGCTGATGTAAACAATTCTAACCAACCAGACACTCCTGACTCTACAGGGGAGGTGAGCTCAGAATCTAAACAAAGTAGAAACTGTGATAGTCCTAAGCCTTTCTCTCTGTTCAGGCAACTGTCGCTGTCAAGTAATGCCAGCAACAGGCGTGCCCCCACTGATCTTCAAATATAG
- the MYCBP gene encoding C-Myc-binding protein: MAHYKAADSKREQFRRYLEKSGVLDTLTKVLVALYEEPEKPNSALDFLKHHLGASAPENPEIEALRLEVAEMKEKYEAVLEENKKLKTKLALYEPPRDEKHGE; the protein is encoded by the exons ATGGCGCATTACAAG GCCGCGGACTCCAAGCGGGAGCAGTTCCGCCGGTACCTGGAGAAGTCGGGGGTGCTGGACACGCTCACTAAGG TGTTGGTAGCCTTATATGAAGAGCCAGAGAAACCAAATAGTGCACTGGA CTTTCTGAAGCATCACCTGGGAGCTTCAGCTCCTGAGAATCCAGAAATAGAGGCACTTCGCTTGGAAGTggcagagatgaaagaaaaatatgaagctgtattggaagaaaataaaaaactgaaaaccAAG CTGGCTCTGTATGAACCACCTCGAGATGAGAAGCATGGTGAATAA